One genomic segment of Prosthecobacter fusiformis includes these proteins:
- a CDS encoding ATP-dependent DNA helicase, translated as MAVDYATEKMFARNSVVEQRRLVAEALRYGVGQITPEQVWRELSRREMVVGKVKDTVLCTSLDVLAEEVALINFVRSGRGMCAAINKGGIHFGNEKLSAEQKGAVRHILGSTDQVIAIRGGAGVGKTTLMKEAAEQIEASGRRVFAFAPSAVASRETLQESGFVGANTVAHLLLNKNLQRQTRGQVIWIDEAGLLGAREMWELMQVAGSSTRIILTGDSGQHAPVARGDAFRLLQKYAGLKIAEVTEIRRQEGEVYKKAVAALSRGDLPNAFMSLDKLGAIIEVADDGERYRALAADYMELSRKGSPPLVVSPTHGESAKVTEAIREAKRGAGKLGDERSYIRLHNLQWESADKKRLENYREGQVIQFHQNAQGIRRGEIFSVTGRAENGITLVRSSTGREMPLPIKFAERFQVFEEREIRVGKGEQIRITRNGKSANDRRLNNGNVFTVEKIKKNGDIVLSNGAELDRNHGHFTYGYCQTSHSSQSKSVRDVLVAQSEDSFVASSREQFYVSVSRGKESIRIYTDSRLGLQEAVGNTATRQSALELAGISKRDISSMNSDLPNKQWREVVQSRKAEGEARSHVKNLLDARKQDVSKKDADMSWRQYVEMRRGLVSADGRSRSKGHPQGTEKKSVNLANKRRSFLRPTEQKTSTKEKMQAGRETNKKSPEVEKKPAPKAEKGEAKQATNPRQNRFVNAYKSAVSHFKEKTGWDKAAAPAKSANDNQQKKAAPAPTKTAAQGLAKPVQQTQAKPKALQQSNVSKVADHAAKQKAVEASKATQQAAKVAQEVKQKAATPPPPTPRK; from the coding sequence TTGGCGGTTGATTATGCCACTGAGAAGATGTTTGCCAGGAACTCGGTGGTCGAGCAAAGACGGCTGGTTGCTGAGGCGCTCCGCTATGGGGTGGGGCAAATTACACCGGAGCAGGTCTGGCGGGAATTGTCCCGCCGGGAAATGGTCGTGGGCAAGGTGAAGGACACGGTTCTCTGTACCTCTTTAGACGTGCTGGCTGAGGAGGTGGCTTTGATCAACTTTGTCCGGTCTGGTCGGGGCATGTGCGCAGCCATCAACAAAGGCGGCATCCATTTTGGGAATGAGAAGCTGTCGGCTGAGCAGAAAGGGGCCGTCCGCCACATCTTGGGCTCAACGGATCAAGTCATTGCCATCAGGGGTGGAGCTGGGGTTGGCAAGACCACACTCATGAAGGAAGCGGCGGAGCAGATAGAGGCAAGCGGTCGCCGTGTGTTTGCTTTTGCTCCCTCGGCGGTCGCATCACGCGAGACGCTGCAAGAGTCTGGCTTTGTCGGAGCCAATACGGTCGCGCATTTGCTGTTGAACAAAAACCTGCAACGTCAGACCCGGGGGCAGGTCATCTGGATTGATGAGGCGGGTTTGCTGGGTGCCCGTGAGATGTGGGAGCTGATGCAGGTTGCCGGAAGCTCCACCAGGATCATCCTGACCGGCGATAGTGGGCAGCATGCTCCCGTGGCTCGTGGGGATGCTTTTCGGCTCCTGCAAAAATATGCTGGGCTGAAAATTGCCGAGGTAACCGAAATTCGTCGCCAGGAAGGCGAGGTCTATAAAAAGGCGGTGGCGGCATTGAGCCGGGGAGATTTGCCAAATGCCTTCATGAGCCTGGACAAGCTTGGAGCCATCATTGAGGTGGCAGATGATGGTGAACGATACCGGGCGCTGGCAGCGGATTACATGGAATTGAGCCGCAAAGGCAGCCCGCCGCTGGTGGTTTCTCCCACGCATGGCGAAAGTGCCAAGGTTACAGAAGCGATCCGAGAAGCGAAGCGCGGTGCAGGAAAGCTGGGGGATGAGCGCAGCTACATCCGGCTGCATAATTTGCAGTGGGAGAGTGCGGATAAAAAGCGGCTGGAAAATTACCGCGAGGGGCAGGTCATTCAGTTCCATCAAAACGCGCAGGGCATCCGGCGTGGGGAGATTTTTTCTGTTACAGGACGTGCCGAAAACGGTATTACCTTGGTAAGGTCTTCAACGGGTCGTGAAATGCCGCTGCCGATTAAATTCGCGGAGCGATTTCAGGTCTTTGAGGAACGGGAAATCCGAGTCGGCAAAGGTGAGCAAATCCGAATCACACGAAATGGAAAAAGCGCCAATGATCGCAGGCTTAATAATGGCAATGTTTTCACGGTCGAGAAGATCAAAAAGAACGGCGACATCGTGCTTTCAAACGGCGCTGAATTGGACCGCAATCACGGACACTTCACCTATGGTTACTGCCAGACTTCGCATTCTTCACAGAGCAAAAGCGTTCGCGACGTTTTGGTTGCACAAAGCGAGGATTCATTCGTTGCCAGTTCGAGGGAGCAGTTTTATGTTTCCGTCAGCCGTGGCAAAGAGAGCATCAGGATCTACACAGACAGCCGCCTTGGACTGCAAGAGGCGGTCGGCAATACAGCGACCCGCCAATCGGCGCTGGAGCTGGCAGGGATAAGCAAACGCGATATTTCCTCTATGAATTCTGACCTCCCTAACAAGCAGTGGCGTGAGGTCGTCCAGAGTCGCAAGGCAGAGGGGGAGGCTCGCAGCCATGTGAAAAACCTTCTGGATGCACGTAAGCAAGATGTGTCGAAGAAAGATGCCGATATGAGCTGGCGGCAATATGTCGAGATGCGGCGCGGGCTGGTCAGTGCAGACGGGCGGAGCCGCTCCAAAGGTCATCCGCAAGGGACCGAGAAAAAGAGCGTCAACCTCGCCAACAAGAGGCGGAGTTTTCTCCGACCGACTGAGCAAAAAACCTCGACCAAAGAGAAAATGCAGGCTGGAAGGGAGACCAATAAAAAATCTCCAGAGGTTGAAAAGAAGCCAGCGCCTAAAGCTGAAAAGGGCGAGGCAAAGCAGGCGACCAATCCCCGCCAGAACCGGTTTGTGAATGCTTACAAATCGGCTGTTTCCCACTTCAAGGAAAAGACGGGCTGGGATAAGGCTGCGGCTCCGGCCAAAAGCGCCAACGACAACCAACAAAAGAAGGCTGCGCCAGCGCCGACAAAAACGGCGGCGCAGGGTTTGGCAAAGCCGGTGCAGCAAACTCAGGCAAAGCCAAAAGCGTTGCAGCAAAGCAACGTGTCAAAAGTTGCTGACCATGCCGCGAAGCAAAAAGCTGTCGAGGCTAGCAAGGCGACTCAGCAAGCTGCTAAGGTGGCACAGGAAGTGAAACAGAAGGCAGCAACTCCGCCGCCGCCAACTCCACGCAAATAA
- a CDS encoding transposase, with product MKLVIAGVLHVLKEGGSWRALDVPGVAWETVYGHFRRWAKAGLWDQAMQQMKWHAGKNLGMIDSTHIKVHRDGANPAGGQEQQAMSRTKGGLNTKLHAAVDGRCQPQALILTAGTEADVLHA from the coding sequence TTGAAGCTGGTCATCGCAGGTGTTCTGCACGTGCTCAAAGAAGGCGGCTCCTGGCGTGCTTTGGACGTCCCTGGCGTTGCCTGGGAAACTGTTTACGGCCACTTCCGCCGCTGGGCCAAGGCCGGTCTCTGGGATCAGGCCATGCAGCAGATGAAATGGCATGCAGGCAAGAACCTCGGCATGATTGACTCCACCCACATCAAGGTCCACCGCGACGGGGCCAACCCCGCCGGAGGCCAGGAACAACAGGCCATGAGCCGCACCAAGGGCGGACTCAACACGAAGCTGCATGCTGCGGTGGACGGGCGCTGCCAGCCACAAGCCTTGATTTTGACGGCAGGGACGGAAGCTGATGTCTTGCATGC